One Gopherus flavomarginatus isolate rGopFla2 chromosome 13, rGopFla2.mat.asm, whole genome shotgun sequence DNA window includes the following coding sequences:
- the VPS11 gene encoding vacuolar protein sorting-associated protein 11 homolog isoform X1, with protein sequence MAAYLQWRRFVFFDRETVKEPAGPDGGAAGGGKPFALPPGVTVCDSGRGSLVFGDMEGQIWFLSRSLQLSSFQAYKLRVTHLHQLKQHSILASVGEDEEGINPLVKVWNLEKRDGGNPLCTRIFPAIPGNKPTVVSCLTVHENLNFMAIGFADGSVVLTKGDITRDRHSKTQILHEGNYPVTGLAFRQSGKITHLFVVTTENIQSYMLSGKDYPRLELDTRGCGLRCSTLSDPSQDLQFIVAGNECVYLYQPDERGPCFAFEGQKLIVHWYRGYLIIVSKDRKSSPKSEFAGSDTQNSDKQILNVYDLCNKFIAYSSVFDDVVDVLAEWGSLYVLTRDGKIHVLQEKDTQTKLEMLFKKNLFEMAINLAKSHHLDSDGLSEIFRQYGDHLYNKGNHDGAIQQYIRTIGKLEPSYVIRKFLDAQRIHNLTAYLQTLHLQSLANADHTTLLLNCYTKLKDSSKLEEFIKTSESEVHFDVETAIKVLRQAGYFSHAVYLAEKHAHHEWFLKIQLEDIKNYQEALQYIGKLPFDQAESNMKRYGKILMHHVPSETTELLKILCTDYRPTGDRECSGMLEGKKANSEEFIPVFANNSRELKAFLEHMTEVQSDSPQGVYDTLLELRLQNWAHEQDLQIKEKLHSEAITLLKSGRFRTVFHKALVLCQMHNFKDGVLYLYEQGKLFQQIMHYHMQNEQYRKVIEVCELYGDQETCLWEQALSYFARKEEDCKEYITAVLKHIENKNLMPPLLVVQTLAHNSTATLSVIKDYLVNKLQKQSRQIEQDEQRIQKYREETTRIRQEIEDLKTSPKIFQKTKCSICTSALELPSVHFLCGHSFHQHCFESYSESDSECPTCMPENRKVTDMIRTQEQKRDLHDQFQHQVLKCSNDGFSVVADYFGRGVFNKLTLITDLPPGKSATTIEAGLQRELLIHTKRST encoded by the exons ATGGCCGCTTACCTGCAGTGGCGCCGCTTCGTGTTCTTTGACAGGGAGACGGTGAAGGAGCCGGCCGGGCCCGACGGGGGAGCAGCCGGCGGGGGGAAGCCCTTCGCCCTTCCGCCGGGCGTCACCGTCTGCGACTCGGGCAGAGGCAGCCTGGTGTTCGGGG ATATGGAAGGTCAGATCTGGTTCTTGTCACGCTCCCTTCAGCTTAGCAGTTTCCAGGCTTACAAGCTGAGGGTGACTCACTTGCACCAGCTGAAGCAACACAGCATCTtggcttctgttggtgaagaTGAAGAAGGCATTAACCCGCTG GTTAAAGTCTGGAACTTAGAGAAACGAGATGGTGGGAATCCTCTTTGCACAAGGATTTTCCCAGCAATACCGGGTAACAAACCTACAGTTGTGTCCTGCCTAACTGTCCATGAGAATCTTAACTTCATGGCTATTG GTTTTGCAGATGGAAGTGTTGTGCTTACAAAAGGGGACATCACACGAGACCGACACAGTAAGACCCAGATCTTACATGAAGGCAATTACCCGGTCACTGGCCTTGCCTTCCGCCAGTCTGGGAAAATCACCCACCTTTTTGTGGTCACCACGGAGAACATCCAG TCCTATATGCTGTCAGGGAAGGATTATCCTCGTCTGGAGCTGGACACACGTGGTTGCGGTTTACGGTGCTCCACGCTCAGCGACCCCTCCCAGGACCTCCAGTTCATTGTGGCAGGAAACGAATGTGTGTATCTGTACCAGCCGGATGAGCGTGGCCCCTGCTTTGCCTTTGAGGGACAGAAGTTGATCGTTCACTGGTATCGAGGATACCTCATCATTGTTTCCAAGGACCGGAAGAGCTCCCCAAA ATCAGAGTTTGCTGGGAGCGATACACAGAACTCCGACAAGCAAATCTTGAATGTCTATGACCTGTGTAACAAGTTCATTGCGTACAGCTCGGTCTTCGATGACGTGGTGGATGTCTTAGCAGAGTGGGGGTCTCTCTACGTGCTGACTAGAGATGGGAAGATCCATGTGCTTCAGGAGAAGGATACTCAGACCAAACTTGAG ATGCTGTTCAAAAAGAACCTGTTTGAAATGGCTATTAACCTGGCCAAGAGTCACCACTTGGACAGCGATGGCTTATCAGAGATTTTCAGGCAATATGGAGATCATCTGTACAACAAAGGGAACCATGATGGAGCCATTCAGCAGTATATACG AACCATTGGGAAGCTAGAGCCATCTTATGTGATCCGGAAGTTCTTAGATGCTCAGCGTATACACAACCTGACTGCGTACTTGCAGACACTCCACCTACAGTCCCTTGCCAACGCAGACCACACCACCCTGCTGCTAAACTGCTACACCAAACTCAAAGACAGCTCCAAACTGGAGGAGTTCATCAAG ACCAGTGAGAGTGAGGTCCACTTTGATGTGGAGACAGCAATCAAGGTACTCCGTCAAGCAGGTTACTTTTCCCATGCTGTATACCTGGCAGAGAAGCATGCACACCATGAATGGTTCCTCAAAATCCAGCTGGAGGACATCAAG AATTACCAGGAGGCCTTGCAGTACATTGGCAAGCTGCCCTTTGACCAGGCAGAAAGTAACATGAAGCGGTATGGCAAAATCCTGATGCACCATGTCCCCAGTGAGACCACGGAACTGCTGAAGATCCTGTGCACGGACTACCGGCCAACAGGAGACCGTGAATGCTCTGGGATGCTGGAGGGGAAAAAG GCTAACTCTGAGGAGTTCATTCCAGTCTTTGCAAACAACTCCCGGGAGCTGAAGGCTTTTCTGGAGCACATGACAGAGGTGCAGTCTGACTCTCCTCAGGGCGTCTATGACACACTGCTGGAACTTCGACTCCAGAACTGGGCACATGAACAGGATCTGCAG ATCAAAGAGAAGCTGCACAGTGAAGCCATCACCCTGCTGAAGAGTGGAAGGTTTAGAACAGTTTTCCATAAGGCTTTGGTACTGTGTCAGATGCACAACTTCAAGGATGGTGTCCTCTACCTTTATGAACAGGGCAAACT TTTCCAACAGATTATGCATTATCACATGCAAAATGAGCAGTACAGGAAGGTGATTGAGGTGTGCGAGTTATATGGAGACCAAGAGACCTGTCTCTGGGAACAGGCCCTCAGCTATTTTGCCCGGAAAGAAGAGGACTGCAAGGAATACATCACAGCGGTACTGAAGCATATTGAAAACAAGAACCTCATGCCTCCACTGCTCG TTGTGCAGACTCTGGCTCATAACTCCACGGCCACGCTGTCTGTGATTAAGGATTATCTTGTCAACAAGCTGCAGAAGCAGAGCCGCCAGATTGAGCAGGATGAGCAGAGGATTCAGAAATATCGTGAAGAGACCACAAGGATCCGCCAGGAGATTGAAGACCTCAAAACCAG TCCcaagatcttccagaaaacaaagTGCAGCATCTGTACAAGTGCCCTGGAGCTGCCTTCAGTCCACTTCCTGTGTGGTCATTCCTTTCACCAGCACTGCTTTGAGAGCTACTCAGAGAGCGATTCAGAATGTCCCACCTGCATGCCAGAGAACCGAAAGGTCACAGATATGATCCGAACCCAAGAACAGAAGAGAGATCTGCATGATCAGTTTCAGCATCAGGTA CTCAAGTGCTCTAATGATGGCTTCTCTGTTGTTGCTGATTACTTTGGTCGTGGGGTTTTCAATAAGCTCACTCTCATCACGGATCTGCCCCCAGGCAAATCAGCCACAACTATTGAGGCTGGCCTTCAGAGGGAACTCCTCATACACACAAAACGCAGCACCTAA
- the VPS11 gene encoding vacuolar protein sorting-associated protein 11 homolog isoform X2: MAAYLQWRRFVFFDRETVKEPAGPDGGAAGGGKPFALPPGVTVCDSGRGSLVFGDMEGQIWFLSRSLQLSSFQAYKLRVTHLHQLKQHSILASVGEDEEGINPLVKVWNLEKRDGGNPLCTRIFPAIPGNKPTVVSCLTVHENLNFMAIGFADGSVVLTKGDITRDRHSKTQILHEGNYPVTGLAFRQSGKITHLFVVTTENIQSYMLSGKDYPRLELDTRGCGLRCSTLSDPSQDLQFIVAGNECVYLYQPDERGPCFAFEGQKLIVHWYRGYLIIVSKDRKSSPKSEFAGSDTQNSDKQILNVYDLCNKFIAYSSVFDDVVDVLAEWGSLYVLTRDGKIHVLQEKDTQTKLEMLFKKNLFEMAINLAKSHHLDSDGLSEIFRQYGDHLYNKGNHDGAIQQYIRTIGKLEPSYVIRKFLDAQRIHNLTAYLQTLHLQSLANADHTTLLLNCYTKLKDSSKLEEFIKTSESEVHFDVETAIKVLRQAGYFSHAVYLAEKHAHHEWFLKIQLEDIKNYQEALQYIGKLPFDQAESNMKRYGKILMHHVPSETTELLKILCTDYRPTGDRECSGMLEGKKANSEEFIPVFANNSRELKAFLEHMTEVQSDSPQGVYDTLLELRLQNWAHEQDLQIKEKLHSEAITLLKSGRFRTVFHKALVLCQMHNFKDGVLYLYEQGKLFQQIMHYHMQNEQYRKVIEVCELYGDQETCLWEQALSYFARKEEDCKEYITAVLKHIENKNLMPPLLVVQTLAHNSTATLSVIKDYLVNKLQKQSRQIEQDEQRIQKYREETTRIRQEIEDLKTSPKIFQKTKCSICTSALELPSVHFLCGHSFHQHCFESYSESDSECPTCMPENRKVTDMIRTQEQKRDLHDQFQHQLKCSNDGFSVVADYFGRGVFNKLTLITDLPPGKSATTIEAGLQRELLIHTKRST; this comes from the exons ATGGCCGCTTACCTGCAGTGGCGCCGCTTCGTGTTCTTTGACAGGGAGACGGTGAAGGAGCCGGCCGGGCCCGACGGGGGAGCAGCCGGCGGGGGGAAGCCCTTCGCCCTTCCGCCGGGCGTCACCGTCTGCGACTCGGGCAGAGGCAGCCTGGTGTTCGGGG ATATGGAAGGTCAGATCTGGTTCTTGTCACGCTCCCTTCAGCTTAGCAGTTTCCAGGCTTACAAGCTGAGGGTGACTCACTTGCACCAGCTGAAGCAACACAGCATCTtggcttctgttggtgaagaTGAAGAAGGCATTAACCCGCTG GTTAAAGTCTGGAACTTAGAGAAACGAGATGGTGGGAATCCTCTTTGCACAAGGATTTTCCCAGCAATACCGGGTAACAAACCTACAGTTGTGTCCTGCCTAACTGTCCATGAGAATCTTAACTTCATGGCTATTG GTTTTGCAGATGGAAGTGTTGTGCTTACAAAAGGGGACATCACACGAGACCGACACAGTAAGACCCAGATCTTACATGAAGGCAATTACCCGGTCACTGGCCTTGCCTTCCGCCAGTCTGGGAAAATCACCCACCTTTTTGTGGTCACCACGGAGAACATCCAG TCCTATATGCTGTCAGGGAAGGATTATCCTCGTCTGGAGCTGGACACACGTGGTTGCGGTTTACGGTGCTCCACGCTCAGCGACCCCTCCCAGGACCTCCAGTTCATTGTGGCAGGAAACGAATGTGTGTATCTGTACCAGCCGGATGAGCGTGGCCCCTGCTTTGCCTTTGAGGGACAGAAGTTGATCGTTCACTGGTATCGAGGATACCTCATCATTGTTTCCAAGGACCGGAAGAGCTCCCCAAA ATCAGAGTTTGCTGGGAGCGATACACAGAACTCCGACAAGCAAATCTTGAATGTCTATGACCTGTGTAACAAGTTCATTGCGTACAGCTCGGTCTTCGATGACGTGGTGGATGTCTTAGCAGAGTGGGGGTCTCTCTACGTGCTGACTAGAGATGGGAAGATCCATGTGCTTCAGGAGAAGGATACTCAGACCAAACTTGAG ATGCTGTTCAAAAAGAACCTGTTTGAAATGGCTATTAACCTGGCCAAGAGTCACCACTTGGACAGCGATGGCTTATCAGAGATTTTCAGGCAATATGGAGATCATCTGTACAACAAAGGGAACCATGATGGAGCCATTCAGCAGTATATACG AACCATTGGGAAGCTAGAGCCATCTTATGTGATCCGGAAGTTCTTAGATGCTCAGCGTATACACAACCTGACTGCGTACTTGCAGACACTCCACCTACAGTCCCTTGCCAACGCAGACCACACCACCCTGCTGCTAAACTGCTACACCAAACTCAAAGACAGCTCCAAACTGGAGGAGTTCATCAAG ACCAGTGAGAGTGAGGTCCACTTTGATGTGGAGACAGCAATCAAGGTACTCCGTCAAGCAGGTTACTTTTCCCATGCTGTATACCTGGCAGAGAAGCATGCACACCATGAATGGTTCCTCAAAATCCAGCTGGAGGACATCAAG AATTACCAGGAGGCCTTGCAGTACATTGGCAAGCTGCCCTTTGACCAGGCAGAAAGTAACATGAAGCGGTATGGCAAAATCCTGATGCACCATGTCCCCAGTGAGACCACGGAACTGCTGAAGATCCTGTGCACGGACTACCGGCCAACAGGAGACCGTGAATGCTCTGGGATGCTGGAGGGGAAAAAG GCTAACTCTGAGGAGTTCATTCCAGTCTTTGCAAACAACTCCCGGGAGCTGAAGGCTTTTCTGGAGCACATGACAGAGGTGCAGTCTGACTCTCCTCAGGGCGTCTATGACACACTGCTGGAACTTCGACTCCAGAACTGGGCACATGAACAGGATCTGCAG ATCAAAGAGAAGCTGCACAGTGAAGCCATCACCCTGCTGAAGAGTGGAAGGTTTAGAACAGTTTTCCATAAGGCTTTGGTACTGTGTCAGATGCACAACTTCAAGGATGGTGTCCTCTACCTTTATGAACAGGGCAAACT TTTCCAACAGATTATGCATTATCACATGCAAAATGAGCAGTACAGGAAGGTGATTGAGGTGTGCGAGTTATATGGAGACCAAGAGACCTGTCTCTGGGAACAGGCCCTCAGCTATTTTGCCCGGAAAGAAGAGGACTGCAAGGAATACATCACAGCGGTACTGAAGCATATTGAAAACAAGAACCTCATGCCTCCACTGCTCG TTGTGCAGACTCTGGCTCATAACTCCACGGCCACGCTGTCTGTGATTAAGGATTATCTTGTCAACAAGCTGCAGAAGCAGAGCCGCCAGATTGAGCAGGATGAGCAGAGGATTCAGAAATATCGTGAAGAGACCACAAGGATCCGCCAGGAGATTGAAGACCTCAAAACCAG TCCcaagatcttccagaaaacaaagTGCAGCATCTGTACAAGTGCCCTGGAGCTGCCTTCAGTCCACTTCCTGTGTGGTCATTCCTTTCACCAGCACTGCTTTGAGAGCTACTCAGAGAGCGATTCAGAATGTCCCACCTGCATGCCAGAGAACCGAAAGGTCACAGATATGATCCGAACCCAAGAACAGAAGAGAGATCTGCATGATCAGTTTCAGCATCAG CTCAAGTGCTCTAATGATGGCTTCTCTGTTGTTGCTGATTACTTTGGTCGTGGGGTTTTCAATAAGCTCACTCTCATCACGGATCTGCCCCCAGGCAAATCAGCCACAACTATTGAGGCTGGCCTTCAGAGGGAACTCCTCATACACACAAAACGCAGCACCTAA